TTTTATCGGGGACTGACTCCACAGGTAATACCGAAGGCACGGGTGGTTGGAATGGCGCATATAATGGAGGAGTTGAAAATTTTCCACGCTTTCATGAAAACTGGAGTAACCGCACCTTCACCTATAAAGGATCAATTGTCAGCCTCAACAAGGCGCGACATGTTAATGGCGCTTGGCAGATTAATGGGCGCTTTTATAACGCACCGACTCGTGTCTGGTCATTTGATACAGATTTTAATGATGCGGCCAAACTCCCTCCACTCTCTCCACGCTTTGTTTATCTCAAGCAGGAGCTTTTTGTCAGAGATTTTGAGCAATAATTAGATTATTCAAAATTCAGTTAATTTGCAAATTGCAATTTCAGAATTGTTTTTTCAACTTCTACAATTTCAGCATTTGAAATAAAAAACAAAAACTGTAAGTGTCGTAAATCAACTAAAAAAGATTCGAAGAAATCATGCCTGATAGATCCTTTAATAAAAACGGGCAAATTAACCGCAAAATCTAAAACTGTTGTCCCACATAGAGAGCAAGCGCAGCATATAAACTCAAACGCAAGAGGATAAAAACAATAGTACCAACATATCAATTAGTTATCTGGGCAAAATATTATCGATCACATTAACAACTTATAACACATAAGTAAGTTTAAGACTGAACAAATCAGTCTCCAGTGTTTTGTTGGGTTTTACAGATGAAACTTCTAAATTTGCATCAACTACTCTATCTGCGAGTTATCTGCTTAGCGTTTTTTTTATTAATGATTACAAAGACTCCTGCTCAAGCTCAAGACAACAGCGTAACCGTCGAAGAGTGCGAAGATGCACTACGCCTTGGTGAGGCTGCTAATCCTGATTTGAGGCTCAAGCAGCTCAATTGCGAGTGGACAGACAAACGGACGCAAAGATATCAGGGTCCAGGTAGATTAGTCGTTGCCTGGGAAACGCCAGAAATTGTCGTGCCCGCCGATATCTATGGGAGCCCGATAACATATAACGGACAGTTAGGCCAAATGTTTGATGCACTTCGTGGTCACCCTAATGGACAGTATTTTTTCACAAATTTCTTACTGCAACCAAACTCGGGTCACTGTCGTTACGATCGACAACAAGACCCGGACCACTGGACAAATCTTGTCGATTGGCGTTGCCCAGAATCTGAATATCACGTTATCAGCCGAGATCAGCGTGGCACACCAACTTCTTATCGAGTGATTATCCGCCAAGTGACGGTATTCTCAACTGCTCGTCCAGGATGTGCGCGTAAGCTTGCATTACGTTATACGATCGAAGAATGTGCCGCTGATGCCATCGCCAAAAACGACACTGGCATCGATTACCCAGCTGAATGTTTAATGCCAGGTAGTGATTCAAACCGCTGCGCAAATCTATTACTACACAAAGCTAAAAGTCGAGCTTGTGAGTTAAATGAAACCTCAGATGGTCGCATTACTTGTCGTATCTATCGAAACATGTGTAGCCGCGGAGGTGGACGTCCTAAGTCTTGTAGCAATGAAATGCAGGCCTTGATCAATAATGCGCAAATTCTTGAAAACAGAGTTAAGGCACAATTTGATTCTTGCTTAACAAGAAAATCAACTGCGGATCCAAGGCTACGTGCAGATTTAGCACGCTATAATTACACAACCATCGCACATGACGTAGTAAAGAATCGTCAACTAATGCCTTGGGACTATGCGGGTGTTTTTCATAGACTCCTAAAAAAGCATACCAGATTTACTAAATGTAATTCAGGCACGATCAAGAAGGCTTGGGGAATATCAAATTATTGTGGAGGACCTGCCAGAGTTGTAATTGCAAACTATGGTCGTGCTCGCATGGGCGCAGGCCATGTTTGGGGATTTCACTGCAATTGCAATCCAGGGGCAAGATTTGATCCGAATAAAGTAGATTGCAAAGTTTTCCAAGGCAGTCTTGATAATTACAACATGACAGAAAAAAATCGGAAGTTGAGCTGGATCTTAAAGCAAAAGAAAAAACATAATGGCGTATGCTTAATACCTCGAGGAGAATTTAAAAGTCCCTTCGATGGTGATGCCTGCTTTCAGTAATTTTAGAATCAGCAACAGGTCAATCGACTACTTACTCACTTCGGCAATGTAAGCGTCGTATTTCGCACGATCCATTAGGCCTTCAAGCTCAGCATTGCTATCTATGGCGATCTTCACCAGCCAGCCATCAGTCTCAGCAGATTGGTTAATCAGTTCGGGCCTATCTGCAAGCGCTGTGTTGACTTCAGTAATAGTTCCGCTAGCTGGAGCATAAATATCACTGACTGCTTTAACCGATTCAACGTTAGCAAACGATTTACCTTTAGTGACTTTAGTGCCTACGCTTGGGAGATCAATAAAGACGACATCGCCAAGTTCTTTCTGCGCGTAATCTGTAATTCCGATAAAGCCTTGAGCTCCATCAACTTTAATCCATTCATGATCTTGAGTGAATTTTTGCATAACTATCTCCTACTCGTAAAACTTAGTTTTGTGGTCGCTTATAGAACGGCGTTTTCACAATTTTAATCTTTAATTGCTTACCTCGTACCAATGCTGAAAGTTCATTACCTAGGGTCGCTTCATCAGTTCGAATGATTGCTAGACCAATAGCTTTGTTGATTGTTGGAGTTTTTGTTCCACTTGTTGTGGTTCCAACTTCAACACCTTGCTTGTTATAGACAAGTGCGGCTTCGCGCACAATCCCTGGGTCGAGGACTTCAAAACCAACGAGTTTATGTTTTAAACCCTTTTCTTTGTATGGAAGCAATCGTTGCCGGCCAATAAAATCGCCCTTATCAAATTTCGTTACCCACCCTAGGCCCGACTCTAACGCTGGAATATTATCGGTGAGTTCATGACCATGCAGCGGAAAGCACGCTTCCAAACGCAGGGAGTTTCTTGCCCCTAGTCCTGCAGGCTTAATTCCAAATTCGGCACCATTTTCAAGTAAGCCGAACCAGAATTTCTCTGCATCTTTAGGATCAAGAAAAACTTCTACCCCATCCTCGCCAGTGTATCCCGTGCGGGCGACAATCATTGGGCTCGTGCAGTATCCAGCACGGTTAAATTCGAAAAAGCTAAAGCTTGGAAATTTCTCAAGCGCTAAATCTGCATGCGGAATTTCCAAAGTTCGGGCCAGGACTTCAGCCCACTTTGGCCCTTGAATTGCAATTTGCGCAAAGCGCTCAGAAACATTTTCTAACTTAACGTAACCACGTAATTTTTCCTTCAGCCAATGAAAATCCTTACTCGTATTCGAAGCATTCACACACAAAAGATAACGTTCGTGAGCAAGCATGTAGATAATTAAATCATCGACGACACCACCGCGGTCATTAGGGAAATAGGTATACTGCGCCTTGCCGGGCGCAAGCTTGGAAACATCATTTCCCGTAACCCAATTCAAATACGATTGTGACCCAGGGCCTGAAACAATAAATTCTCCCATGTGACTGACATCAAAGAGCGCCACAGTATTTCGCGTAGCAAGATGCTCTTCAATAATTCCCGAGTACTGCACGGGCATTGTCCAGCCACCGAAGGGGACAAATCTTGCGCCTAGGGATTTATGCGCTTCGAATAAGGGAGTTTTTTTAGTTGAATCTGTCGTTGCTTCCACTACTCTTCTACTCCTCGATAATTAACTTTACTTACCCGCTTCGCGCTGTTCGTGCGCGTCCACAGTATTTGCTAATAAACATGCAATTGTCATTGGACCGACTCCACCTGGAACTGGAGTAATCGCGCCTGCAATTTGCGAGACGCTATCGAAATCTACATCGCCACAAAGCCTACCTGAATCAAGCCGATTAATACCAACATCAATCACAATCGCGCCAGGTTTAACCATTTCTGCTGTAATCAAATTCGGTCTTCCTGCTGCGGCAATAAGAATGTCAGCAGCTTTTGTATACGCAGTAAGATTTTTCGTCTGCGAGTGGCAAATTGTCACTGTTACCTGCTTTTCCAGTAAAAGTAGGTACATCGGTTTGCCGACTAGAATCGATCGACCAATAACAGTCGCCGACAAACCTGCAAGTTCCCGTGGTTGCTTGAGCAAGTCACGTCCAGCTTGAATTAAATCGATCACTCCTTGCGGCGTGCACGGACGCGGTCCTGGTGCCCCGCGTAGCAGCAAGCCTTGATTATAAGGGTGTAGGCCGTCTACGTCTTTACGCGGGTCAATCGCGCACAAGCAAGTAAATTCATCAACCTGCTTAGGGAGTGGAAGTTGCAACAAGATTCCATCAACAGTCGGGTCAGCAGAAAGCTTTTGTAGTGTTGCCACAACCGATTGCGTGTCAGCGTTTGCGGCGATCTTCAAGTCCATGACTTTTAGGCCGATTTCGTGTGCGGCTTTGGATTTCGCGCTAACATAAACTTGGGAGGCAGGATTATCGCCAACAAGTACAACTGCCAAAGTAGCGGGAGCTGAAAACGTTGCAACACGTTCGCTCAGTGATTTCTTGAGTTCTGCAGCTACTCTTTTTCCATCTATGATTAATGCGGGCACTTAAATTTCACCTGATAAACAATCTAAATAGAGACCTGTGATATATACTTGGATTTAAAAAAACGCCATCACCGGCTTTTCTTTAGAAATATCCTAGACATTTTGTTGTTTTTTTTGCGATACTAAATGAATTATAATTTGGAGTTGAATCATGATTATTGGCATTCCCCGCGAAAGAAAAACTGACGAACGCCGCGTTGCACTAACCCCTGATGGCGCGCTTGAGCTC
The sequence above is drawn from the bacterium genome and encodes:
- the gcvH gene encoding glycine cleavage system protein GcvH, producing the protein MQKFTQDHEWIKVDGAQGFIGITDYAQKELGDVVFIDLPSVGTKVTKGKSFANVESVKAVSDIYAPASGTITEVNTALADRPELINQSAETDGWLVKIAIDSNAELEGLMDRAKYDAYIAEVSK
- the gcvT gene encoding glycine cleavage system aminomethyltransferase GcvT; translated protein: MEATTDSTKKTPLFEAHKSLGARFVPFGGWTMPVQYSGIIEEHLATRNTVALFDVSHMGEFIVSGPGSQSYLNWVTGNDVSKLAPGKAQYTYFPNDRGGVVDDLIIYMLAHERYLLCVNASNTSKDFHWLKEKLRGYVKLENVSERFAQIAIQGPKWAEVLARTLEIPHADLALEKFPSFSFFEFNRAGYCTSPMIVARTGYTGEDGVEVFLDPKDAEKFWFGLLENGAEFGIKPAGLGARNSLRLEACFPLHGHELTDNIPALESGLGWVTKFDKGDFIGRQRLLPYKEKGLKHKLVGFEVLDPGIVREAALVYNKQGVEVGTTTSGTKTPTINKAIGLAIIRTDEATLGNELSALVRGKQLKIKIVKTPFYKRPQN
- the folD gene encoding bifunctional methylenetetrahydrofolate dehydrogenase/methenyltetrahydrofolate cyclohydrolase FolD — translated: MPALIIDGKRVAAELKKSLSERVATFSAPATLAVVLVGDNPASQVYVSAKSKAAHEIGLKVMDLKIAANADTQSVVATLQKLSADPTVDGILLQLPLPKQVDEFTCLCAIDPRKDVDGLHPYNQGLLLRGAPGPRPCTPQGVIDLIQAGRDLLKQPRELAGLSATVIGRSILVGKPMYLLLLEKQVTVTICHSQTKNLTAYTKAADILIAAAGRPNLITAEMVKPGAIVIDVGINRLDSGRLCGDVDFDSVSQIAGAITPVPGGVGPMTIACLLANTVDAHEQREAGK